From a single Hymenobacter sp. YIM 151500-1 genomic region:
- the gcvP gene encoding aminomethyl-transferring glycine dehydrogenase: MLLKTKPADVFVDRHNGPDDAAVADMLRAIGVASIDQLIDETVPAAIRLKKPLNLPAALTERAFLAKFKQIAGQNHLFKNYIGLGYHDTQLPPVIQRNILENPGWYTAYTPYQAEIAQGRLEALINYQTMIIDLTGLEIANASLLDEGTAAAEVLHMFHSQTKKKNATKFFISEQVLPQTIDVVRTRATPLGIEVVVGDHRTADLSEEALFGALLQYPAADGAVYDYTDFIGQAHAQGLFVAVAADLLALTLLTPPGEMGADACVGNSQRFGVPMGYGGPHAGFLSTRDQFKRVIPGRIIGQSIDATGNKAYRMALQTREQHIRREKATSNICTAQVLLSVLAGMFAVYHGPERLRQIAANVHAATQVLDQELKALGLDQRNEFYFDTLDIKLESPELQQAIRREAEAAGINFRYFEEHGTPRVGISLHQNTEIEDVRDIVAVFSKVLGRTGKAALELPAEVSVNWPNSLIRRSEYLTHPVFNSHHAEHEMLRYMKQLENKDLSLAHSMIPLGSCTMKLNATAEMIPVTWPEIGGLHPFAPREQAQGYAQIFRDLEAWLCEVTGFAAVSLQPNSGAQGEYAGLLAIKGYHDARGDQHRTVALIPASAHGTNPASAVMAGMTVVVVKSTEEGNIDVQDLKAKAAQYADTLSCLMVTYPSTHGVYEETIIDICQTIHQHGGRVYMDGANMNAQVGLTSPATIGADVCHLNLHKTFCIPHGGGGPGVGPIGVVADLAPYLPGHAVVDADGRTAGAVSAAPWGSASILPISYAYISMMGGEGLTQATRIAILNANYIKARLEAHYPVLYTGQNGRCAHEMILDCRQFKKAGIEVEDIAKRLMDYGFHAPTVSFPVAGTLMVEPTESESKEELDRFIEAMISIRQEIAEVEAGRADQKDNVLKHAPHTAAVALTHEWTRPYSREQAVYPTAYVRANKFWPSVSRIDSAYGDRNLICACTPIEQYADAEEKLVETDKGPSY; the protein is encoded by the coding sequence ATGTTGCTGAAGACCAAGCCCGCCGACGTGTTCGTGGACCGCCACAACGGCCCCGACGACGCGGCCGTGGCCGACATGCTGCGCGCCATCGGTGTGGCGTCGATTGACCAGCTCATCGACGAAACTGTGCCGGCTGCCATCCGCCTGAAGAAGCCGCTGAACCTGCCCGCTGCCCTCACGGAGCGGGCTTTTTTGGCGAAGTTCAAGCAGATTGCCGGCCAAAACCACCTGTTTAAAAACTACATCGGCCTGGGCTACCACGACACCCAGCTCCCGCCCGTTATTCAACGCAACATCCTCGAAAATCCCGGCTGGTACACGGCCTACACGCCCTACCAGGCCGAAATTGCCCAGGGCCGCCTCGAAGCTCTCATCAATTATCAGACGATGATAATTGACCTCACGGGGCTGGAAATTGCCAACGCCAGCCTGCTCGACGAAGGCACCGCCGCCGCCGAGGTGCTGCACATGTTTCATTCCCAGACCAAGAAGAAAAACGCCACCAAGTTTTTCATTTCCGAGCAAGTACTGCCCCAGACCATCGACGTGGTGCGCACCCGCGCGACGCCCCTGGGCATTGAGGTGGTGGTAGGCGACCACCGCACCGCCGACCTCTCGGAAGAGGCCCTGTTTGGCGCCCTGCTGCAATACCCGGCCGCCGACGGCGCCGTGTACGACTACACCGACTTCATCGGTCAAGCCCACGCCCAAGGCCTGTTCGTGGCTGTAGCCGCCGACTTGCTGGCCCTTACCCTGCTCACACCCCCCGGCGAAATGGGTGCCGACGCTTGCGTGGGCAACTCCCAGCGGTTTGGCGTGCCGATGGGCTACGGCGGCCCGCACGCCGGCTTCCTGAGCACCCGCGACCAGTTCAAGCGCGTGATTCCCGGCCGTATCATCGGCCAGAGCATCGACGCCACCGGCAACAAGGCCTACCGCATGGCCCTGCAAACCCGCGAGCAGCACATCCGCCGCGAAAAAGCCACCTCCAACATCTGCACGGCCCAGGTGCTGCTGTCGGTGCTGGCCGGCATGTTTGCCGTGTACCACGGCCCGGAGCGCCTGCGCCAGATTGCCGCCAACGTGCACGCCGCCACCCAGGTGCTCGACCAAGAATTGAAAGCCCTGGGCCTCGACCAGCGCAACGAGTTCTACTTCGACACGCTCGACATCAAGCTCGAAAGCCCGGAGTTGCAACAGGCCATCCGCCGGGAAGCCGAAGCGGCGGGTATCAACTTCCGCTACTTCGAGGAGCACGGCACGCCGCGCGTGGGCATCTCGCTGCACCAGAACACGGAAATCGAAGACGTGCGCGACATTGTGGCCGTGTTCAGCAAGGTGCTGGGCCGCACAGGCAAGGCCGCACTGGAGCTGCCGGCCGAAGTGTCGGTGAACTGGCCTAACAGTCTGATTCGTAGGAGTGAGTATCTGACCCACCCGGTATTCAACTCGCACCACGCCGAGCACGAGATGCTGCGCTACATGAAGCAGCTCGAAAACAAGGACCTGAGCCTGGCCCACTCCATGATTCCGCTGGGCTCGTGCACGATGAAGCTCAACGCCACCGCCGAAATGATTCCGGTGACGTGGCCGGAAATCGGGGGCTTGCACCCCTTCGCGCCGCGTGAGCAGGCGCAGGGCTACGCTCAGATTTTCCGGGACCTGGAAGCCTGGCTGTGCGAAGTGACGGGCTTTGCGGCCGTGAGCTTGCAGCCTAACTCGGGGGCCCAAGGCGAGTATGCCGGCCTGCTGGCCATCAAAGGCTACCACGACGCCCGCGGCGACCAGCACCGCACCGTGGCCCTGATTCCGGCCTCGGCCCACGGCACCAACCCCGCTTCGGCCGTCATGGCCGGCATGACGGTGGTGGTGGTGAAAAGCACCGAGGAAGGCAACATCGACGTGCAGGACCTTAAGGCCAAAGCCGCCCAGTACGCCGACACGCTCAGCTGCCTGATGGTGACCTACCCCAGCACTCACGGTGTGTATGAGGAAACCATCATCGACATTTGCCAGACCATCCACCAGCACGGCGGCCGGGTGTACATGGACGGCGCCAACATGAACGCCCAGGTGGGCCTGACCTCACCGGCCACCATTGGCGCCGACGTGTGCCACCTCAACCTGCACAAAACCTTCTGCATCCCGCACGGCGGCGGTGGCCCCGGCGTGGGCCCCATTGGCGTGGTAGCCGACCTGGCGCCCTATCTGCCCGGCCACGCCGTGGTAGACGCCGATGGCCGCACGGCCGGCGCGGTGTCGGCGGCTCCCTGGGGCTCGGCCAGCATCCTGCCCATCTCCTACGCCTACATCAGCATGATGGGCGGCGAAGGCCTGACCCAGGCCACGCGCATCGCCATCCTGAATGCCAACTACATCAAGGCCCGCCTGGAGGCGCATTACCCCGTGCTCTACACCGGCCAGAACGGCCGCTGCGCCCACGAAATGATTCTAGACTGCCGCCAGTTCAAGAAGGCCGGTATCGAAGTCGAGGACATTGCCAAGCGCCTGATGGACTACGGCTTCCACGCCCCCACCGTAAGCTTCCCGGTAGCCGGCACGCTGATGGTGGAGCCCACCGAGTCGGAAAGCAAGGAGGAGCTGGACCGCTTCATTGAGGCCATGATCAGCATCCGCCAGGAAATTGCCGAGGTGGAAGCCGGCCGCGCCGACCAGAAAGACAACGTGCTCAAGCACGCCCCGCACACCGCCGCCGTTGCCCTCACCCACGAGTGGACCCGCCCCTACTCCCGCGAGCAGGCCGTGTACCCCACCGCCTACGTGCGCGCCAACAAGTTCTGGCCCTCAGTGTCACGCATTGACTCCGCTTACGGCGACCGGAACCTCATCTGCGCCTGCACACCCATCGAACAGTACGCCGACGCCGAGGAGAAGCTGGTCGAAACCGACAAAGGCCCCTCGTATTAG
- a CDS encoding NAD(P)-dependent oxidoreductase produces the protein MRPLTIGLICEGKTPPDKRVPLTPKKCVEAESTYPGLQIVVQESAIRCFKDQEYRDLGITVRPDVADCDILMGVKEVPVNQLIPGKTYLFFSHTVKKQPANRELLRQVLKKNITLIDYELLTNEQGERIVAFGRWAGIVGAYNGLLTYGRKHGLYELKPAWQCVDMEDMQEEFFKVKKLPPIKMAVTGTGRVAQGAVEVLNRMGLRQVSVYDYLYHDFREPVYTQLRSSDYNRRRDGRVWDTPDFHRYPEEYESTFGKFLPVTDLLIACAYWHPAAPRLFEEADTRRPDFRINTIADVTCDVNGSIPTTKRASSIPAPAYDYNCQTGELEPAYSGPSNITVMAVDNLPCELPRNASRDFGRQLLDNVFPHLVGAADGHLDDVVERAIIARAGRLTERYQYLSDYVAE, from the coding sequence ATGCGCCCTCTCACCATTGGCCTCATCTGCGAAGGCAAAACCCCACCCGACAAGCGCGTACCGCTCACGCCCAAAAAATGCGTGGAAGCCGAAAGCACGTATCCCGGTTTGCAGATAGTTGTGCAGGAAAGCGCCATTCGGTGCTTCAAGGACCAGGAGTACCGCGACCTGGGCATTACGGTGCGGCCCGATGTGGCGGATTGCGACATTCTGATGGGCGTGAAAGAGGTGCCGGTCAACCAGCTGATTCCAGGCAAAACCTACCTGTTCTTCTCCCATACCGTCAAGAAGCAGCCCGCCAACCGGGAGCTGCTGCGGCAGGTACTGAAGAAGAACATTACCCTTATCGACTACGAGCTGCTGACCAACGAGCAGGGGGAGCGAATCGTGGCGTTTGGGCGCTGGGCCGGCATTGTAGGAGCCTACAACGGCCTGCTGACCTACGGCCGCAAGCATGGCCTCTACGAGCTGAAGCCGGCCTGGCAGTGCGTCGATATGGAGGACATGCAGGAAGAGTTTTTTAAGGTGAAAAAACTGCCGCCCATTAAGATGGCCGTGACCGGTACGGGGCGCGTGGCCCAGGGCGCCGTGGAAGTGCTGAACCGCATGGGCCTGCGGCAAGTAAGCGTATACGATTACCTGTACCACGACTTCCGGGAGCCCGTGTACACCCAGCTGCGCAGCAGTGACTACAACCGCCGCCGCGACGGCCGCGTCTGGGACACGCCCGACTTCCACCGCTACCCCGAGGAGTATGAGTCTACGTTCGGCAAATTTTTGCCGGTGACAGACCTGCTCATTGCCTGCGCCTACTGGCACCCGGCGGCCCCGCGCCTGTTCGAGGAAGCTGACACGCGCCGCCCCGATTTCCGCATCAACACCATTGCCGACGTAACCTGCGACGTCAACGGCTCTATCCCCACCACCAAGCGCGCCAGCAGCATCCCGGCGCCGGCTTACGACTACAACTGCCAGACTGGCGAACTGGAGCCGGCGTACTCGGGGCCGTCTAACATCACCGTCATGGCCGTGGACAACCTGCCCTGCGAGCTGCCCCGCAACGCCTCCCGCGACTTCGGCCGCCAGCTACTCGACAACGTGTTTCCCCACCTGGTGGGCGCCGCCGACGGCCACCTTGACGACGTAGTGGAGCGCGCCATCATTGCCCGCGCCGGCCGCCTCACCGAGCGGTACCAGTACCTGAGCGACTACGTGGCGGAATGA
- a CDS encoding DUF1206 domain-containing protein yields MATSDTLLAAVPATASSGLRALARFGFAAKGVVYILLGLLALLAATGQQGGQTADKKQAVQTLQGLPGGPLLLGLIAFGLLGYIVWRFTQALRDTEGKGSGVKGIGRRLGYAGSGLLYASLAWYAAQLALRGSSSASNGQQTLIAKVLAWPAGEWLILLVGVAIIGGGLYQIYRAYSGSFQKHVNASELPAAQRSIVYRTGQVGYTARGIVMALIGYFFVQAGRHSSAQAAGDTEQAFDLLSTMGPAVLGIVALGLMAYGVYMLVQARYPVLRGV; encoded by the coding sequence ATGGCAACTTCCGATACGCTGCTGGCCGCCGTGCCCGCCACCGCTTCTTCTGGCCTGCGGGCCCTGGCCCGGTTTGGTTTTGCTGCCAAGGGCGTGGTGTATATACTGCTGGGGCTGCTAGCCCTGCTGGCAGCCACCGGCCAGCAAGGCGGCCAAACCGCCGACAAAAAGCAAGCCGTGCAGACGCTGCAAGGCCTGCCCGGCGGACCGCTGCTGCTGGGCCTCATTGCATTCGGCCTGCTGGGCTACATCGTGTGGCGCTTCACCCAAGCCCTGCGCGACACGGAAGGCAAGGGCTCCGGGGTTAAAGGCATCGGGCGGCGCCTGGGCTACGCCGGCAGCGGCTTGCTGTACGCTAGTCTGGCTTGGTACGCGGCTCAACTGGCCCTACGCGGCTCCAGCAGTGCCAGCAACGGCCAACAGACGCTGATAGCTAAAGTGCTGGCGTGGCCAGCCGGCGAGTGGCTGATATTGCTGGTGGGCGTGGCCATTATTGGGGGCGGTTTGTATCAGATTTACCGGGCCTACTCGGGCTCGTTTCAGAAGCACGTGAATGCTAGCGAGTTGCCCGCCGCGCAACGCAGCATCGTGTACCGCACCGGGCAGGTGGGTTACACGGCCCGCGGCATCGTCATGGCCCTTATTGGCTACTTCTTTGTGCAGGCCGGCCGCCATTCCAGCGCCCAAGCCGCCGGCGACACCGAACAAGCCTTCGACCTGCTCTCTACTATGGGCCCGGCCGTGCTGGGCATTGTAGCCCTGGGCCTGATGGCCTACGGCGTGTATATGCTGGTGCAGGCCCGCTACCCCGTATTGCGCGGCGTGTAA
- a CDS encoding DUF6799 domain-containing protein has product MLLVSAGSAAAQADDGFRRVDGTMYVVRNGQQRPMTRDARLPNGRTITRDGFVVERDGRRTELPEGRGCTLLGEPVAIATGPDGRLALASPERPATRPAPAVLVTNESVLAEVQRWWGGKGKGKGRYKKWKKRGRKDDD; this is encoded by the coding sequence TTGCTGCTTGTTTCAGCCGGCTCGGCCGCTGCCCAGGCCGACGACGGCTTTCGGCGGGTAGATGGCACCATGTACGTGGTGCGCAACGGCCAGCAGCGGCCCATGACGCGCGACGCCCGCCTGCCCAACGGCCGCACCATCACTCGCGACGGCTTCGTGGTGGAGCGCGACGGCCGCCGCACCGAGCTGCCCGAAGGCCGCGGCTGCACCCTGTTGGGCGAGCCAGTGGCCATTGCCACCGGCCCCGACGGCCGCCTGGCCCTGGCTTCGCCCGAACGCCCGGCTACCCGCCCGGCGCCGGCTGTGCTGGTCACCAACGAATCGGTACTGGCCGAAGTGCAGCGGTGGTGGGGCGGCAAAGGCAAGGGCAAAGGCCGCTACAAGAAGTGGAAGAAGCGCGGCCGCAAGGACGATGACTGA
- a CDS encoding WG repeat-containing protein codes for MLYTYLSAPFSDSVRHHQFTALAQALAADAAAPDTVLLGQLPVEAAGQQVLLDAVVLRPHSITLLLLVPGGGLLHIPDFRFSAWRLAGTPLTGTSPNDGADDNPYQQFQRQREALARWLAGQLPAETANLQFISGLVVFAEPVRFGPEVEARMSEVPAASTFHLLPDPSRFTRRLAQLATPEIDLSPADLRQLAAELGAQAQAAPVTEPETAPVPAGPTDLLRQKAGQLWRWLGAEDLDELDRTDTGYEVADVAARNQEKAQLEELRASLQAELSGQLQALEAREAERELVIYRLREELATTPPVAPETATLQARLSVENQEKEALEATIRDYRAESEARNQQLDRKIQQLDALINRLSATPAAAPAPAAPAMPSATAAPVAVPPEPVRPAPAPAAAVSPQPSSPPKATIGRPAEAVSGWLPDVQGLGHRFVQLLGKVGQVPRPALLAGLGGLLLVFVVWLLLRNTNQAPTPFRQGQRWGLLTSGGDTLLPARYASIGEFRNERAVVEQDGVFGFVDAEGKEVVPPAYDALYPYAGGYARARVDKLYTFLDEQGAEFGAYYYNARDFAEGYAAVLDHRGWHYITGPDEPAKPPVIFQEAYSFDQGLARIKTQGTFTYIRPAYLADTTEGTAPFGRYRTAADFDTQGRARVLHNGRSFLLNRDGEEVEQ; via the coding sequence ATGCTCTACACTTACCTCTCCGCTCCTTTTTCTGATTCGGTTCGCCACCACCAGTTTACAGCCTTGGCGCAGGCCCTGGCCGCCGACGCCGCGGCTCCCGACACTGTGCTGCTGGGCCAGCTACCCGTGGAAGCCGCCGGGCAGCAGGTGCTGCTCGATGCCGTGGTGCTGCGCCCACATAGCATCACGCTGCTGCTGCTGGTGCCGGGCGGCGGCCTGCTGCACATCCCCGATTTTCGCTTCAGTGCTTGGCGCCTCGCCGGGACCCCGCTCACCGGCACCAGCCCCAACGACGGCGCCGACGACAACCCTTACCAGCAGTTTCAGCGCCAGCGCGAGGCGCTGGCCCGCTGGCTGGCTGGGCAGCTGCCCGCCGAAACGGCCAACCTACAATTTATCAGCGGACTGGTGGTGTTTGCCGAGCCCGTTCGGTTTGGGCCGGAAGTGGAAGCGCGCATGAGTGAGGTGCCGGCGGCGTCCACGTTTCATCTGCTGCCCGACCCCAGCCGCTTCACCCGCCGCCTGGCCCAGCTGGCCACCCCCGAAATTGACCTGAGCCCCGCCGACCTGCGCCAGCTGGCCGCCGAGCTGGGCGCCCAGGCCCAGGCAGCTCCCGTTACGGAGCCAGAAACGGCGCCAGTGCCGGCTGGCCCCACCGACTTGCTGCGCCAGAAAGCCGGCCAACTCTGGCGTTGGCTGGGGGCCGAAGACCTCGATGAGCTGGACCGCACCGACACGGGCTACGAAGTGGCGGATGTGGCGGCCCGTAACCAGGAAAAAGCCCAGCTGGAAGAGTTGCGGGCCAGCTTACAGGCTGAGTTGTCGGGGCAGCTGCAAGCCCTGGAAGCCCGCGAAGCTGAGCGGGAACTGGTTATTTATCGGCTGCGCGAAGAGCTGGCCACCACCCCACCCGTCGCCCCCGAAACGGCCACGCTACAAGCCCGGTTGAGCGTTGAGAACCAGGAAAAAGAAGCGTTAGAAGCCACTATCCGCGACTACCGGGCCGAGTCGGAAGCCCGCAACCAGCAGCTGGACCGGAAGATTCAGCAGCTTGATGCCCTCATCAACCGGTTATCAGCAACGCCGGCAGCGGCTCCAGCTCCGGCAGCTCCGGCAATGCCGTCTGCCACCGCCGCACCAGTTGCCGTACCACCTGAACCCGTGCGCCCGGCGCCTGCCCCGGCGGCCGCCGTTTCGCCGCAACCTTCTTCCCCACCAAAGGCTACCATTGGCCGGCCCGCCGAGGCTGTGAGCGGCTGGCTGCCAGATGTGCAAGGCCTCGGGCACCGCTTCGTTCAGCTGCTAGGCAAGGTGGGCCAGGTACCGCGGCCCGCGCTACTTGCTGGCTTGGGTGGATTGCTACTCGTTTTTGTGGTGTGGCTGCTGCTGCGCAACACCAACCAGGCGCCCACACCATTCCGGCAAGGGCAACGCTGGGGCCTGCTCACGTCCGGCGGCGACACGCTGCTGCCGGCCCGCTACGCCTCTATTGGGGAGTTCCGGAATGAGCGGGCGGTGGTGGAACAGGATGGGGTGTTTGGCTTCGTGGATGCCGAAGGAAAGGAAGTGGTGCCGCCCGCCTACGACGCCCTGTATCCGTATGCCGGCGGCTACGCCCGCGCCCGGGTGGATAAGCTGTACACGTTTCTGGATGAGCAAGGCGCAGAATTTGGCGCCTACTACTACAACGCCCGCGACTTTGCCGAAGGCTATGCCGCCGTGCTCGACCACCGGGGCTGGCACTACATCACGGGCCCCGATGAGCCGGCCAAGCCACCGGTTATTTTTCAGGAAGCCTATTCCTTTGACCAGGGCCTGGCCCGAATCAAAACCCAGGGCACCTTCACTTACATCCGCCCTGCTTACCTGGCCGATACCACGGAAGGCACCGCCCCCTTCGGCCGCTACCGCACCGCCGCCGACTTCGACACCCAGGGCCGCGCCCGGGTGCTGCACAACGGCCGCAGCTTCCTGCTAAACCGCGACGGTGAGGAGGTAGAACAGTAA
- a CDS encoding RlpA-like double-psi beta-barrel domain-containing protein translates to MSIALFLLTFLFPPRTISAPALALPSTVASLSPRPVPVAVPVMPTKKAPKNLSYTVTATTYWPETGQTDAEPMETADGSRIPTRHSSKTRWLAVSRDLLSHWGGPFRYGDTVRVAGISDALDGVYIIHDTMNRRHRHCVDVLVSERECKNGLEGRWTGIKLSRFTAPLLWRAG, encoded by the coding sequence ATGTCCATTGCCTTATTCCTGCTGACCTTCCTGTTTCCTCCCCGCACGATTTCTGCCCCAGCTCTGGCCCTGCCCTCCACCGTTGCCAGCCTGAGCCCCCGTCCGGTCCCCGTTGCGGTACCGGTAATGCCTACTAAGAAGGCCCCCAAGAACCTGTCGTATACCGTTACGGCAACTACGTACTGGCCCGAGACGGGCCAAACCGATGCGGAGCCGATGGAAACTGCCGACGGCTCCCGGATTCCGACCCGCCATTCCAGCAAAACCCGCTGGCTGGCCGTCTCCCGCGACTTGCTTTCGCACTGGGGCGGCCCTTTCCGCTACGGCGACACGGTGCGCGTAGCCGGCATTTCCGACGCCCTCGATGGCGTATACATCATCCACGACACCATGAACCGCCGCCACCGCCACTGCGTGGACGTGCTGGTGAGTGAGCGGGAGTGCAAAAATGGCTTAGAAGGCCGCTGGACCGGCATCAAGCTCTCCAGATTTACGGCGCCGCTGCTCTGGCGCGCCGGCTAA
- a CDS encoding 2-oxoglutarate dehydrogenase E1 component, which translates to MDNYTYIANADVAAIEELYRSYQQNPESVDFGWRKFFEGYDFSQQFPEGDDAAQVPGSGVLSTPASTDNAPVIRAVDTVAADKETQVRNLIHAYRSRGHLVARTNPVRERKDRKARLSLQDFGLSEADLDTTFKNGEVLGLGPNATLRDIVAALQKIYTRSIGFEYMYIRDPQVLDWFREKVEKDSLSFKPSLDYKKRILSKLNEAVVFENFLHTKFLGQKRFSLEGGETTIPALDAMIRKGAELGVEEVMIGMAHRGRLNVLANIMGKTYEQIFSEFQGTAVPDLTMGDGDVKYHMGYSSQVEAAGHTVNLKLAPNPSHLEAVNPVVEGFVRAKLDHGYAGDYNKVLPILIHGDAAVAGQGIGYEVTQMSQLEGYKTGGTLHFVINNQVGFTTDFEDARSSIYCTDLAKIIDAPVMHVNGDDPEAVVFAVQLATEYRQQFHADIFIDMVCYRRHGHNESDEPKFTQPTLYNLISKHQNPREVYNAMLVERGDVDAELAQQMDKEFRDTLQARLDMVKQKPLPYNYQPLENEWRSLRRSRPEDFDQSPATGISEEVVQRVGQALTALPEGFRPLKQIENLLKERRNMFFEPYKNWARLSDEWMKELAKPYENSRVLNWAAGELLAYGSLLAENRIVRLSGQDVQRGTFSHRHAVLHDAETSAPYNSLNHLDGEHEQLRIYNSLLSEYGVLGFEFGYAMANPTALVIWEAQFGDFANGAQTMIDQFIVSSESKWQRMNGLVMLLPHGYEGQGPEHSNARPERFLQLAAENNIIVANLTTPANFFHALRRQLTWEFRKPLVVMSPKSMLRHPLCVSPVEEFTSGTFREVLGDAYAEDKKVKRVLLCTGKVYYDLLEEQQKSERRDVALVRLEQLHPFPKKQLDAELAKYPKAKVYWVQEEPENMGYWNFLLRFMRRELEDVISRKPSASPATGYNKVHVKEQKDLVARAFDKPREAVADDTIKETAANAQKTE; encoded by the coding sequence ATGGACAACTACACTTATATAGCCAACGCTGATGTTGCAGCCATTGAGGAGCTGTACCGCAGCTACCAGCAAAATCCGGAATCCGTCGATTTTGGGTGGCGCAAGTTTTTTGAGGGCTATGACTTCTCGCAACAATTTCCGGAGGGCGACGATGCAGCGCAGGTACCCGGCTCGGGAGTGCTGAGCACGCCCGCCAGCACCGATAATGCGCCCGTCATCCGGGCCGTTGACACGGTAGCGGCCGATAAGGAAACTCAAGTACGCAACCTGATTCATGCCTACCGGAGCCGCGGCCACCTCGTGGCCCGTACCAACCCGGTGCGGGAGCGGAAAGACCGGAAAGCACGCCTGAGCTTACAGGACTTTGGCCTGAGCGAGGCTGACCTGGATACTACCTTCAAAAACGGCGAAGTACTCGGCTTGGGGCCAAATGCTACGCTGCGCGACATTGTGGCGGCGCTGCAAAAGATATACACCCGCAGCATCGGCTTCGAGTACATGTACATCCGCGACCCGCAGGTGCTCGACTGGTTCCGCGAAAAAGTGGAAAAGGACTCGCTTAGCTTCAAACCCAGCCTCGACTACAAAAAACGCATTCTGAGCAAGCTCAACGAGGCGGTGGTGTTTGAGAACTTTCTGCACACGAAGTTTCTGGGGCAGAAGCGCTTCTCGCTGGAAGGCGGCGAAACCACTATTCCGGCCCTCGACGCCATGATTCGTAAGGGAGCCGAGCTGGGGGTGGAAGAGGTGATGATTGGCATGGCCCACCGCGGCCGGCTCAATGTGCTGGCCAACATCATGGGCAAAACCTATGAGCAGATCTTCTCCGAGTTCCAGGGCACAGCCGTACCGGACCTGACTATGGGCGACGGCGACGTGAAGTACCACATGGGCTACAGCAGCCAGGTAGAAGCCGCCGGCCACACCGTCAACCTGAAACTGGCGCCTAACCCCTCACACCTGGAAGCGGTGAACCCCGTGGTAGAAGGCTTCGTGCGCGCCAAGCTCGACCACGGCTACGCAGGCGACTACAACAAGGTGCTGCCCATCCTCATCCACGGCGACGCTGCCGTGGCGGGCCAGGGCATCGGCTACGAGGTGACGCAGATGTCGCAGCTGGAAGGCTACAAGACCGGCGGCACGCTGCACTTCGTTATCAACAACCAGGTGGGCTTCACCACCGACTTTGAAGACGCCCGCTCCAGCATCTACTGCACCGACCTGGCCAAGATTATTGATGCGCCGGTGATGCACGTGAACGGCGACGACCCCGAAGCTGTGGTGTTTGCCGTGCAGCTCGCCACCGAGTACCGCCAGCAGTTCCACGCCGATATCTTCATTGATATGGTGTGCTACCGCCGCCACGGCCACAACGAGTCGGACGAGCCCAAGTTCACCCAGCCCACGCTCTACAACCTCATCAGCAAGCACCAGAACCCGCGCGAGGTGTACAATGCCATGCTGGTGGAACGCGGCGACGTAGATGCGGAGCTGGCCCAGCAGATGGACAAGGAATTCCGCGACACCCTCCAGGCCCGCCTCGACATGGTGAAGCAGAAGCCGTTGCCCTACAACTACCAGCCTTTGGAAAACGAGTGGCGCAGCCTGCGCCGCTCCCGTCCCGAGGACTTCGACCAGTCGCCGGCCACCGGCATCAGCGAAGAGGTGGTGCAGCGCGTAGGGCAGGCCCTGACCGCCTTGCCGGAAGGTTTCCGCCCGCTGAAGCAGATTGAAAACCTGCTGAAGGAGCGCCGTAACATGTTCTTCGAGCCATATAAGAACTGGGCACGCCTCTCGGACGAGTGGATGAAGGAGCTGGCTAAGCCCTACGAAAACTCGCGGGTACTGAACTGGGCCGCCGGCGAGCTGCTGGCCTATGGGTCGCTGCTGGCCGAAAACCGCATCGTGCGCCTGAGCGGGCAGGATGTGCAGCGGGGCACGTTCTCGCACCGCCACGCCGTGCTCCACGACGCCGAAACGTCGGCCCCGTACAACTCGCTCAATCACCTGGACGGCGAGCATGAGCAGCTGCGCATCTATAACTCGCTGCTGAGTGAGTATGGGGTGCTGGGGTTTGAGTTCGGCTACGCCATGGCCAATCCTACGGCCCTGGTTATCTGGGAAGCGCAGTTTGGCGACTTCGCCAACGGCGCCCAGACCATGATTGACCAGTTCATTGTGAGCAGCGAAAGCAAGTGGCAGCGCATGAACGGGCTGGTGATGCTGCTGCCCCACGGCTACGAAGGCCAGGGCCCCGAGCACTCCAACGCCCGCCCCGAACGGTTTTTGCAGCTGGCCGCCGAAAACAACATCATCGTGGCCAACCTGACTACGCCGGCCAACTTCTTCCACGCCCTGCGCCGCCAGCTGACCTGGGAGTTTCGCAAGCCGCTGGTGGTGATGTCGCCCAAGTCCATGCTGCGCCACCCGCTGTGCGTGTCGCCGGTGGAAGAGTTTACCTCGGGCACGTTCCGCGAGGTGCTGGGCGACGCCTACGCCGAAGACAAAAAGGTGAAACGCGTGCTGCTGTGCACGGGCAAAGTGTACTACGACCTGCTGGAAGAGCAGCAGAAGTCGGAGCGCCGCGACGTGGCGCTGGTGCGCCTGGAGCAGCTGCACCCCTTCCCCAAAAAGCAGCTCGACGCAGAGCTGGCCAAGTACCCCAAAGCCAAGGTGTACTGGGTGCAGGAAGAACCCGAAAACATGGGCTATTGGAACTTCCTGCTGCGCTTTATGCGCCGGGAGCTGGAAGACGTGATTTCGCGCAAGCCCTCGGCCTCACCGGCTACCGGCTACAACAAAGTGCACGTGAAAGAGCAAAAGGACCTGGTGGCCCGCGCCTTCGACAAGCCCCGCGAAGCCGTAGCCGACGATACCATCAAGGAAACCGCCGCCAACGCCCAGAAAACCGAGTAA